Proteins found in one Muntiacus reevesi chromosome 2, mMunRee1.1, whole genome shotgun sequence genomic segment:
- the LOC136158717 gene encoding small ribosomal subunit protein uS14-like translates to MGHHQQLYWSHPRKFGQGSHSCWVCSNRHGLIQKYGLNMCRQCFRQYAKDIGFIKLD, encoded by the coding sequence ATGGGTCACCACCAGCAGCTCTACTGGAGCCATCCGAGAAAATTCGGCCAGGGTTCTCACTCTTGCTGGGTCTGCTCAAACCGGCACGGTCTGATCCAGAAATACGGCCTCAATATGTGCCGCCAGTGCTTCCGCCAGTATGCGAAGGACATCGGCTTCATTAAGTTGGACTAA